From one Acinonyx jubatus isolate Ajub_Pintada_27869175 chromosome B1, VMU_Ajub_asm_v1.0, whole genome shotgun sequence genomic stretch:
- the GK2 gene encoding glycerol kinase 2: protein MAAPKKAAVGPLVGAVVQGTNSTRFLVFNSKTADLLGCHQVELTQEFPKEGWVEQDPKEILQSVYECIERTCEKLDKLNIDISNIKAIGVSNQRETTVIWDKLTGEPLYNAVVWLDLRTQSTVENLRKKIPENNNFVKSKTGLPLSTYFSAVKLRWILDNVRKVQKAVEEGRALFGTIDSWLIWNLTGGVYGGVHCTDVTNASRTMLFNIHSLEWDKELCDFFEIPMDILPNVWSSSEIYGLMKAGTLEGVPISGCLGDQSAALVGQMCFQEGQAKNTYGTGCFLLCNTGHKCVFSEHGLLTTVAYQLGRDKPACYALEGSVAIAGAVIRWLRDNIGIINTSEEIEVLARDVGTSYGCYFVPAFSGLYAPYWEPTARGIICGLTQFINKSHIAFAALESVCFQTREILDAMNHDCGIPLRHLQVDGKMTNNKVLMQLQADILHIPVIKPPMPETTALGAAMAAGAAEGVGVWSLKPEDLSVVIMERFEPQIKATECEIRYSTWKKAVMKSMGWVTTQTPESSDPTIFSSLPLGFFIVSSMVMLIGARYISGIP from the coding sequence ATGGCAGCCCCGAAGAAAGCAGCTGTGGGGCCTTTGGTGGGGGCAGTGGTGCAGGGAACTAATTCCACTCGCTTTCTGGTTTTCAATTCAAAAACAGCGGATCTACTTGGTTGCCATCAAGTGGAATTAACACAAGAGTTCCCAAAAGAAGGATGGGTAGAACAAGACCCTAAGGAAATCCTTCAGTCTGTCTATGAGTGTATAGAGAGAACATGTGAGAAACTTGATAAACTGAACATTGATATATCCAACATAAAAGCTATTGGTGTCAGCAATCAGAGGGAAACCACAGTAATCTGGGACAAGTTAACTGGAGAGCCGCTCTACAATGCTGTGGTGTGGCTTGATCTAAGAACCCAGTCTACTGTTGAAAATCTTaggaagaaaattccagaaaataataACTTTGTCAAGTCCAAGACAGGCCTTCCACTTAGCACTTACTTCAGTGCAGTGAAACTTCGTTGGATTCTCGACAATGTGAGAAAAGTTCAAAAGGCTGTTGAAGAAGGTAGAGCTCTTTTTGGTACCATTGATTCATGGCTTATCTGGAATTTGACAGGAGGAGTATATGGTGGTGTCCATTGTACAGATGTAACAAATGCAAGTAGGACAATGCTTTTCAACATCCATTCTTTAGAATGGGATAAAGAGCTTTGTGACTTTTTTGAAATTCCAATGGACATTCTTCCAAATGTATGGAGTTCTTCTGAGATCTATGGCCTAATGAAAGCTGGGACCTTGGAAGGGGTGCCAATATCTGGGTGCTTGGGGGACCAGTCTGCTGCATTGGTAGGGCAAATGTGCTTCCAAGAAGGACAAGCCAAAAACACGTATGGAACAGGCTGTTTCTTACTGTGTAATACCGGTCATAAGTGTGTGTTTTCTGAACATGGCCTTCTGACCACAGTGGCTTATCAACTAGGCAGAGACAAGCCAGCATGTTATGCACTGGAAGGTTCTGTTGCTATAGCTGGCGCTGTTATTCGCTGGTTAAGAGACAATATTGGAATTATAAACACCTCAGAAGAAATTGAAGTACTTGCTAGAGATGTAGGTACCTCTTATGGCTGTTACTTTGTCCCAGCTTTTTCAGGGTTATATGCACCTTATTGGGAGCCCACTGCAAGAGGAATAATCTGTGGTCTCACTCAGTTTATCAATAAAAGTCATATCGCTTTTGCTGCACTAGAATCTGTTTGTTTCCAAACCCGAGAGATTTTGGATGCCATGAACCATGACTGTGGAATTCCCCTCCGTCATTTGCAGGTAGATGGAAAAATGACCAACAATAAAGTTCTTATGCAACTACAAGCAGACATTCTGCATATTCCAGTAATAAAGCCCCCTATGCCCGAAACAACCGCACTGGGAGCTGCCATGGCAGCAGGAGCTGCAGAAGGGGTGGGCGTTTGGAGTCTTAAACCCGAGGATTTGTCAGTTGTCATTATGGAACGGTTTGAACCACAGATCAAGGCCACAGAATGTGAAATTCGTTATTCTACATGGAAGAAAGCTGTGATGAAGTCAATGGGTTGGGTTACAACTCAGACTCCTGAAAGTAGTGATCCTACTATCTTCTCTAGTTTGCCCTTGGGCTTTTTTATAGTGAGTAGCATGGTAATGCTAATTGGAGCAAGATACATCTCAGGTATACCATAA